Genomic DNA from Verrucomicrobiota bacterium:
TCGAAGGTGCGGATGTAGAGAAGGAAAACACTGAACGTCGAACTTCCAACGTCGAACACAGTGAAACCTTATTCCGCAGAAGAGTCTCAAGGGTGGATTCTTGAAGAAAGCTATGACCTGAAGAAGAGGTTACTTAAGTTTTCTATTAACGTTATCCAACTGACCGACGAAATGACGTCGAGTCGTGCAGGAAACCATGTTGCATCACAACTTCTTCGTTCTGGAACATCTGCATTCCCGAATCATGGTGAAGCGCAAGCCGCAGAGTCTCGAAGGG
This window encodes:
- a CDS encoding four helix bundle protein yields the protein MKPYSAEESQGWILEESYDLKKRLLKFSINVIQLTDEMTSSRAGNHVASQLLRSGTSAFPNHGEAQAAESRRDFIHKLRICLKELRETSRWLQLIKEVPLTENDRLLDDLVREVDELTRIFVTSIRTAERRTGK